In the Pseudoliparis swirei isolate HS2019 ecotype Mariana Trench chromosome 19, NWPU_hadal_v1, whole genome shotgun sequence genome, one interval contains:
- the LOC130210181 gene encoding protein INSYN2B, which yields MGRRVAVPTNPVPALGVPLAGGRWGPLSSVGVQTSPGLRTIPSIKRHGGQPTDTRRPLTMATGKTTTVEKGGLMRSDSNSRPVSEERSQNEINSLTRDDMGSQGSGSGVYCRIETMNPKDTTDKRTARYTNGSVVASDAVGGVCTEATELARERRRVQSLRGEGHRSVLKTGSVCTTGHVTPPRPCRVTPTSPPSLCVTCGRRRSQMTPCTGACRRRAVTQITASQTLPNPPRKPNQSRKESAPDSQHRTKNTDTANASTRASVETSQTPPLSHTIPKTHSSHCSHTSHTRNKTTESEQQTRPHSADFMCYKDSATQTTDTHNNTDRSTAPTHTQRPHTPSAEATEPHLTDTPKCDVADIKHTNEHTHQHTSVRLSSKHPAPSLHSDSKSTDSPPLPPKNSPKPARSKPATPAAQTKTTQETPNTPKQTSLHRIKLKDYANQKRKSFDDHTLPCKTHLKAQCNGAPGGLLVGPAPRGLERQLHSVEENLQSNQEKIKVLLNVIQDLEKSKALSEGRSSYRTGQDINNCPTCQKTACIIYSVEHDFRQQEGRFHGVMEALEGEYDVPPPTLTKPTPARSSSGRTSTKARVKKLRKKCFWWL from the exons ATGGGCAGGAGGGTGGCTGTTCCAACCAATCCAGTGCCTGCGCTGGGGGTGCCCCTGGCAGGGGGCCGATGGGGGCCGCTGAGCAGTGTCGGGGTGCAAACATCTCCCGGGCTGCGGACTATCCCCTCCATCAAACGACACGGCGGCCAACCAACCGACACACGTCGGCCGCTCACCATGGCAACGGGCAAAACAACGACAGTGGAGAAAGGGGGACTTATGAGAAGTGACAGCAACAGTCGGCCGGTGTCCGAGGAGAGATCTCAGAACGAGATCAACAGCCTGACACGGGACGACATGGGGTCCCAGGGGTCAGGCAGCGGCGTTTACTGCCGGATCGAAACTATGAACCCCAAAGACACAACGGATAAAAGGACAGCTCGGTATACAAACGGCAGTGTGGTGGCCTCTGATGCGGTGGGAGGGGTTTGCACTGAGGCCACAGAGCTggccagagagaggaggagggtgcaGTCTTTGCGAGGGGAGGGCCATCGCTCGGTATTAAAGACCGGGAGTGTTTGTACGACCGGGCACGTCACCCCGCCGCGACCCTGTCGAGTGACGCCGACTTCCCCGCCCAgtctgtgtgtgacgtgtgggAGGAGGCGATCACAGATGACACCGTGCACAGGTGCATGTCGCAGGAGGGCTGTCACTCAGATAACGGCCAGCCAGACTTTACCGAATCCACCACGGAAACCCAACCAGTCAAGAAAAGAATCTGCTCCGGACTCTCAGCATCGCACCAAAAACACAGACACGGCAAACGCCTCCACGCGGGCATCAGTGGAGACTTCTCAAACACCACCGCTCTCACACACGATACCAAAAACACACAGCTCCCATTGCAgccacacgtcacacacacggaACAAAACAACAGAGTCAGAGCAGCAGACGAGGCCTCATTCTGCAGACTTCATGTGTTACAAGGATTCAGCCACGCAAACAACCGACACGCACAACAACACCGACAGGAGCACAGctcccacgcacacacagcgaCCACACACCCCGTCTGCAGAAGCGACAGAGCCACATTTGACTGACACACCCAAGTGTGACGTGGCTGATATCAAGCACACgaacgaacacacacaccaacacacatcagTCCGTCTCTCTTCTAAACATCCAGCTCCTTCCCTTCACAGTGACTCCAAATCGACAGACAGCCCACCTCTGCCACCCAAAAACTCTCCGAAACCCGCTCGTTCCAAACCGGCCACACCTGCAGCGCAAACCAAAACCACTCAGGAGACCCCGAACACACCGAAACAAACGTCATTACATCGGATCAAACTCAAGGACTACGCAAACCAGAAGAGAAAGTCATTTGACGACCATACGCTGCCTTGCAAGACTCATCTAAAAGCACAATGTAATGGGGCTCCAGGGGGTCTGTTGGTTGGACCCGCACCGCGCGGGCTGGAGAGGCAGCTGCACAGCGTGGAAGAGAACCTACAATCCAATCAGGAGAAGATCAAAGTGCTTCTCAACGTCATTCAAGACCTGGAGAAGAGCAAGGCCCTCAGCGAAGG TCGCAGCTCATACAGAACTGGTCAGGACATTAACAACTGCCCGACCTGCCAAAAGACAGCCTGCATCATCTACAG CGTAGAGCATGATTTCCGACAGCAGGAGGGGCGTTTCCACGGGGTTATGGAGGCCTTGGAGGGAGAGTATGATGTGCCTCCACCCACTCTGACCAAGCCCACGCCAGCCCGTTCCTCCTCCGGTCGGACCAGCACCAAGGCCCGTGTCAAGAAACTCCGCAAGAAGTGTTTCTGGTGGCTGTAA